One stretch of Glycine soja cultivar W05 chromosome 7, ASM419377v2, whole genome shotgun sequence DNA includes these proteins:
- the LOC114419080 gene encoding protein DOG1-like 4: MTDANAASFEAFLQGWMVRQRGYLDELLSAQQHYQEMQDDDDVRQLINRVICHYGQYFEEKSKIAHQNVLLVFSPPWFSSLERTFLWVGGFKPGVSFQVVNTALEDLSEEQKERLSLLNQETKVKERALNDELAKLHESVAAPPLVDMARSHGRVCFSRSFMAEEGSSVPSTFRETLENLVANADALRTNTSLKIFQVLRPAQIVSFLVAVAELQIRIRSWGLDKDSQNGGQG; this comes from the coding sequence ATGACTGATGCAAATGCTGCTTCATTTGAGGCATTTCTCCAAGGGTGGATGGTGCGCCAAAGAGGTTACCTTGACGAGCTTCTCTCAGCTCAGCAACACTATCAGGAGATgcaggatgatgatgatgtgaGGCAATTAATCAACAGGGTAATCTGCCACTATGGACAATACTTTGAAGAGAAATCAAAGATTGCCCACCAAAATGTTCTTCTTGTTTTCTCACCACCATGGTTCAGTTCATTGGAAAGAACCTTTCTTTGGGTTGGGGGGTTCAAGCCAGGAGTGTCTTTTCAGGTTGTGAACACAGCTTTGGAGGATTTGTCAGAAGAACAAAAGGAGAGGTTGAGTCTGCTGAACCAAGAGACCAAGGTGAAGGAGAGAGCCCTCAATGATGAGTTGGCCAAGCTTCATGAGAGTGTGGCAGCTCCACCGCTAGTGGACATGGCAAGGAGCCATGGGAGGGTGTGTTTCAGCAGGTCCTTCATGGCAGAGGAGGGCTCTTCTGTTCCAAGCACTTTCAGAGAGACATTGGAGAATCTTGTGGCCAATGCAGATGCTTTAAGGACAAACACATCTTTGAAGATTTTTCAGGTACTGAGACCTGCTCAGATTGTCTCATTCTTGGTTGCTGTGGCTGAGCTTCAGATCAGGATCAGGTCTTGGGGTTTGGACAAGGATTCTCAGAATGGAGGCCAAGGGTGA